A genomic stretch from Desulfonispora thiosulfatigenes DSM 11270 includes:
- a CDS encoding ECF transporter S component, whose amino-acid sequence MNTKILTRIGLLAAFGLVLQIFSFPLPFFPEFLRYDAAELPALIAAFALGPWYGVLVDFLKNILSLFVGMAPAGIIGITANFIAGATFSLVAGTIYFTKKTKARAFIGIVLGVVLTTIVMVVANYFWLLPLWGIPKSGVLELLAISIIPFNIIKGLMTGTLTFVLYKKVKSIFEPVFKSKKKQVLNKLG is encoded by the coding sequence ATGAATACAAAAATTTTAACTAGAATAGGGTTATTAGCAGCCTTTGGCTTAGTTTTACAGATTTTCTCTTTTCCACTTCCCTTTTTTCCTGAATTCCTTCGGTATGATGCTGCAGAATTGCCAGCCTTAATTGCTGCCTTCGCTTTAGGACCATGGTATGGGGTTTTAGTAGATTTTCTAAAAAACATTTTGTCGCTCTTTGTAGGTATGGCACCAGCTGGTATTATTGGTATAACAGCTAATTTTATTGCAGGAGCTACCTTTTCTCTAGTAGCAGGTACTATCTATTTTACGAAGAAAACTAAAGCTAGAGCTTTTATAGGGATAGTATTAGGAGTGGTTTTAACAACAATTGTTATGGTTGTTGCAAATTATTTTTGGTTACTACCATTATGGGGTATTCCAAAAAGTGGAGTACTGGAATTATTAGCTATTTCAATTATTCCTTTTAATATAATTAAAGGATTAATGACAGGAACTTTAACTTTTGTTTTATATAAAAAGGTAAAAAGTATTTTTGAACCAGTTTTTAAAAGTAAAAAGAAGCAAGTTTTAAATAAGTTAGGGTAA
- a CDS encoding sodium ion-translocating decarboxylase subunit beta, whose translation MGYEINLGEALVHLVKSTGFATISYQQVIMIFVSFILLYLAIKKQYEPLLLLPIAFGMLLANFPGTGISSPPVYGDPNDIHHMTEPGGLLYWLYQGVKLGIYPPLIFLGVGVMTDFGPLIANPKTLLLGAAAQLGIFVTFIGALALGFSPTEAASTGIIGGADGPTAIFVASKLAPHLLGPIAVAAYSYMALVPIIQPPIMRALTTKEQRMVVMEQLREVSKLERIIFPVAVTVVVTLLLPTAAPLVGMLMLGNLFRESGVVGRLTDTAQNALINIITIFLGVTVGATATAEAFLTASTIKIIVMGLLAFCIGTGGGVLLGRLMYVVTKGKVNPLIGSAGVSAVPMAARVSQVVGQQENPRNFLLMHAMGPNVAGVIGSAVAAGVLLSLYGS comes from the coding sequence ATGGGATATGAAATAAACCTGGGAGAAGCTCTCGTGCATCTAGTCAAATCAACAGGTTTTGCTACAATAAGCTATCAACAAGTCATTATGATATTTGTTTCTTTTATTTTATTATATCTTGCGATTAAAAAACAATATGAGCCATTATTATTATTACCAATAGCCTTTGGTATGCTATTAGCTAATTTTCCAGGAACAGGAATTTCAAGTCCACCGGTTTATGGTGATCCTAATGATATTCACCATATGACAGAACCGGGAGGATTGTTATATTGGCTTTATCAAGGTGTAAAGCTTGGAATTTATCCACCTCTAATTTTTTTAGGTGTAGGTGTAATGACGGATTTTGGACCTTTAATTGCAAATCCTAAGACACTTCTTTTAGGGGCGGCAGCACAACTTGGAATTTTTGTTACTTTTATTGGTGCTTTAGCATTAGGTTTTTCGCCAACAGAAGCAGCTTCAACAGGTATTATTGGAGGAGCAGATGGACCAACAGCCATATTTGTAGCTTCTAAACTTGCGCCTCACTTATTAGGCCCAATTGCAGTAGCTGCATACTCATATATGGCATTAGTTCCGATTATTCAACCACCAATAATGAGGGCTTTAACAACTAAAGAACAAAGAATGGTCGTGATGGAACAATTACGAGAGGTGTCTAAATTAGAAAGAATTATTTTTCCAGTTGCCGTTACAGTTGTTGTAACCTTATTACTTCCTACTGCAGCACCTTTAGTAGGTATGCTGATGTTAGGTAATTTATTCCGCGAATCTGGAGTAGTTGGACGTTTAACAGATACAGCTCAAAATGCATTAATAAATATTATTACAATATTTCTAGGAGTAACTGTAGGAGCAACTGCTACCGCGGAAGCATTTCTTACTGCTTCAACAATTAAAATTATTGTAATGGGATTATTAGCTTTTTGTATTGGAACAGGTGGCGGGGTACTTTTAGGTAGATTAATGTATGTTGTCACAAAAGGTAAAGTAAATCCTTTAATTGGTTCAGCGGGAGTATCAGCAGTACCAATGGCAGCTAGGGTATCGCAAGTAGTAGGTCAACAAGAAAATCCACGGAATTTCCTACTAATGCATGCAATGGGACCAAATGTAGCTGGTGTAATTGGTTCAGCAGTAGCTGCAGGTGTATTGTTATCGTTATATGGTTCATAA
- a CDS encoding biotin--[acetyl-CoA-carboxylase] ligase, translated as MKNKILNIISSSAEYISGEEISNKYGVSRTAIWKHINALKQEGYQIESFPRKGYKLIQRPDILLENEVLTNLNTSKWGKEKFYFLNEVDSTNNYAKKLASEGKPEGTVIVAEEQSAGKGRLSRKWISAKGKGIWTSFILRPNILPNFAAQITLVMAVGMIKALEKNLGVSAKIKWPNDILINDLKVCGILTEMSAEIDRINYVIVGIGLNVNQSNDDFPDEIQDSATSLKICLGKEIKRVQMLQVILEEIEKVYNLYLEKGFSEILDEWKNNSCTLGQEVIVKMPKEIIEGMAIDIDSGGCLIVKDKENIIHKIIAGDVLVRKK; from the coding sequence TTGAAAAATAAAATTTTAAATATAATAAGTAGTTCAGCAGAATATATATCTGGAGAGGAAATAAGTAATAAATATGGTGTATCGAGAACTGCAATTTGGAAGCACATAAATGCTTTAAAACAAGAAGGTTATCAAATTGAATCATTCCCCAGAAAAGGTTATAAATTAATCCAAAGACCAGATATTTTACTAGAAAATGAAGTCTTGACTAATTTAAACACGAGTAAATGGGGTAAAGAAAAATTTTATTTTTTAAATGAAGTTGACTCGACAAATAATTATGCTAAAAAATTAGCTAGTGAGGGTAAGCCTGAAGGAACGGTAATAGTAGCTGAAGAACAGTCAGCTGGTAAGGGAAGGTTAAGTAGAAAATGGATTTCAGCTAAAGGAAAAGGAATATGGACGTCTTTTATTTTAAGACCTAATATACTACCTAATTTTGCAGCTCAGATTACATTAGTTATGGCAGTGGGTATGATTAAAGCACTAGAAAAGAATCTAGGAGTCTCAGCAAAAATTAAGTGGCCTAATGATATTTTAATTAATGATCTCAAGGTATGTGGAATCTTAACAGAAATGTCCGCGGAGATAGATCGTATAAATTATGTCATTGTCGGAATTGGACTTAATGTAAATCAATCAAATGATGACTTTCCAGACGAAATACAAGATAGTGCAACGTCACTAAAAATATGTTTAGGTAAAGAAATTAAAAGAGTGCAAATGTTACAGGTTATTTTAGAAGAAATAGAAAAGGTCTATAACTTATATTTAGAAAAAGGGTTTTCAGAAATTTTAGATGAATGGAAAAACAATTCTTGTACTTTAGGGCAAGAGGTTATAGTTAAGATGCCAAAAGAGATAATTGAAGGAATGGCCATAGATATAGACTCGGGGGGATGCTTAATTGTAAAAGATAAAGAAAATATAATACATAAAATAATTGCAGGAGATGTTTTAGTGCGTAAAAAGTAA
- a CDS encoding biotin/lipoyl-containing protein, with amino-acid sequence MKKFNIKVNGNSYEVEVEEVGGSTSTTTPISKPVIKPVPNPTPTPIVEKQVMPKTANASGEEVTSPMPGKILRVIKGEGSNVKAGEVVLILEAMKMENEITAGADGKITQMAVSEGATVQSGERLFILS; translated from the coding sequence ATGAAAAAATTCAATATAAAGGTTAATGGAAATTCTTATGAAGTCGAGGTTGAAGAAGTAGGAGGAAGCACTAGCACGACTACCCCTATAAGTAAGCCAGTTATTAAACCAGTTCCAAATCCAACTCCTACTCCCATAGTAGAAAAGCAGGTTATGCCTAAAACAGCAAATGCTTCAGGTGAAGAAGTTACATCGCCGATGCCAGGAAAAATTTTAAGAGTTATAAAGGGAGAAGGATCCAATGTAAAAGCAGGTGAAGTTGTTTTAATTTTAGAGGCTATGAAAATGGAAAATGAAATAACTGCTGGAGCTGATGGAAAAATCACACAAATGGCTGTAAGTGAAGGTGCTACAGTTCAGTCTGGTGAAAGATTATTTATTCTTAGCTAG
- the rsgA gene encoding ribosome small subunit-dependent GTPase A, protein MLKGYSGFYYVEYNNQIYECSLRGKNKLINSKFLPGDQVIFSIISDFKGVIEKVLPRKNELTRPPIANVDQVIIVNACLNPPPDFWMIDRLTILALWNKTKPILCFNKSDLVTEDELNRIRSIYEKANFKVIFTSSKQNIGIDELKETLTGKKSVFAGLSGVGKSSLLNSLQTELKLQTGEISNKLKRGKHTTRHVEFLPFTFGGLVADTPGFSSLDLPKDIVREQFSWLFPEIYAYQNECKFSTCLHNKEPKCAVKEAVSLGKISENRYKNYLAFLEEVISNERSY, encoded by the coding sequence ATCTTAAAGGGGTATAGTGGTTTTTATTATGTAGAATATAATAATCAAATATATGAATGCTCATTAAGAGGTAAAAATAAATTAATAAACTCTAAATTTTTACCTGGGGATCAAGTGATATTTAGTATTATATCTGACTTTAAAGGTGTAATAGAAAAAGTATTACCAAGAAAAAATGAATTAACAAGACCCCCAATTGCTAATGTAGATCAGGTTATTATTGTTAATGCTTGTTTAAATCCTCCACCTGATTTTTGGATGATTGATCGTCTAACTATTTTGGCGCTTTGGAATAAAACAAAACCAATTCTTTGTTTTAATAAAAGTGATTTAGTAACGGAAGATGAATTAAATAGAATTAGAAGTATTTATGAGAAAGCTAATTTCAAGGTAATTTTTACTAGTAGCAAACAGAACATAGGTATAGATGAGTTAAAAGAAACATTAACTGGAAAGAAATCTGTTTTTGCCGGTTTGTCTGGAGTAGGAAAATCTAGTTTATTAAATTCTTTACAAACAGAATTAAAATTACAAACAGGAGAAATTAGTAACAAATTAAAAAGGGGAAAACATACAACACGTCATGTTGAATTTCTTCCTTTTACATTTGGTGGCCTAGTAGCAGATACACCAGGATTTAGTTCTCTTGATTTACCCAAGGATATTGTAAGAGAACAATTTTCTTGGTTATTTCCGGAGATATATGCTTATCAAAATGAATGCAAATTCTCAACTTGTTTGCATAACAAGGAGCCAAAATGCGCTGTAAAGGAAGCTGTTAGCTTAGGAAAAATAAGTGAAAATAGATATAAAAATTATTTGGCATTTTTAGAAGAAGTTATAAGCAATGAAAGGAGTTATTAA
- a CDS encoding OadG family protein, whose protein sequence is MWLYGLKVAALGIGIVFIALIALMYLIKAQSYLLDLFTKKEKSIIEVPNDKNPEVTKNKDEEDPEELVAVISAAIAALGHQVAIKKITRIQGSSGANWSQANRLDAMNTRRI, encoded by the coding sequence ATGTGGTTATATGGTTTGAAGGTTGCAGCTTTAGGCATAGGAATAGTATTTATTGCCCTTATAGCATTAATGTATTTAATCAAAGCACAATCTTATTTACTTGATTTATTTACAAAAAAAGAAAAAAGTATTATAGAAGTTCCTAATGATAAAAATCCAGAAGTAACTAAAAATAAAGATGAGGAAGATCCTGAAGAATTAGTAGCCGTAATTTCTGCAGCAATAGCAGCCCTTGGTCATCAGGTAGCTATTAAAAAAATTACCAGAATACAAGGATCTAGTGGGGCAAATTGGTCTCAAGCTAATCGCTTAGATGCCATGAATACTCGTAGAATATAA
- the hslO gene encoding Hsp33 family molecular chaperone HslO — MQNNIVRSTALNGTLRVSSVITTNVIDEARLKHDTFPVATAALGRVITGTLLLSWGLKEEGTITVRVLGDGPLGGIIAIANSQGEVRGYVQEPHVYLPLNSAGKIDVGGGVGAGSLYITKDLGLERPYTGSTPLITGEIGDDLAKYLLDSEQTPSLVSLGVLVDKDNSVLASGGIIIQALPGAEEEALIKIEENLKDVKPISTLIKEGLDAKGLIGEYLKGIDIKILDEKPVMFKCECSKDKLENILISLGDKEIKDIVETEGRAEIRCHFCNEEYLFNKDDLEKLVEEINNNKNK, encoded by the coding sequence ATGCAAAATAATATAGTAAGATCTACAGCATTAAATGGTACATTACGGGTTTCATCAGTAATTACTACAAATGTTATTGACGAAGCACGTCTAAAGCATGATACTTTCCCTGTAGCCACAGCAGCACTAGGAAGGGTAATCACGGGTACGTTATTATTAAGTTGGGGTTTAAAAGAAGAAGGAACTATAACCGTAAGGGTTTTAGGTGATGGACCTTTAGGAGGAATAATAGCAATAGCAAATTCTCAGGGAGAAGTAAGAGGATATGTGCAAGAGCCCCATGTGTATTTACCACTTAATAGCGCAGGTAAAATAGACGTTGGTGGAGGTGTCGGAGCGGGTTCGTTATATATAACTAAGGATTTAGGATTAGAACGACCATATACGGGCAGTACACCTTTAATTACAGGTGAAATAGGAGATGACTTAGCTAAGTATTTATTAGATTCTGAGCAAACTCCTTCTTTAGTTTCCTTAGGTGTTTTAGTAGATAAAGATAATTCCGTTTTAGCATCTGGTGGAATTATTATTCAGGCATTGCCTGGAGCAGAGGAAGAAGCCTTGATTAAAATCGAAGAAAATCTTAAAGACGTAAAGCCAATTAGTACTTTAATAAAAGAAGGCTTAGATGCTAAAGGATTAATTGGTGAGTATTTAAAAGGTATTGATATTAAAATACTGGATGAAAAGCCGGTAATGTTTAAATGTGAATGTAGTAAAGATAAATTAGAAAATATTTTAATAAGTTTAGGTGATAAAGAAATCAAGGATATTGTTGAAACTGAAGGACGAGCTGAAATTAGATGTCATTTTTGTAACGAAGAATATTTATTTAATAAAGATGATTTGGAGAAATTAGTAGAAGAAATAAATAATAACAAAAATAAATAG
- the mmdA gene encoding methylmalonyl-CoA decarboxylase subunit alpha has protein sequence MSTGKKIADLKELSAKIDLGGGEKAILKQHEKGKYTARERLLMIFDEDSFIELDKFVKHRCTNFGMEKVEAPGEGVITGYGTINGRLVYAYAQDFTVIGGSLGEMHAKKICKVMDLAMKVGAPCIGLNDSGGARIQEAVDALSGYGNIFYRNTKASGVIPQISVIMGPCAGGAVYSPAITDFIFMVKDTSQMFITGPQVIKAVTGEEVSAEKLGGAVTHNTTSGVAHFAAENEAECINQIKTLLSYIPNNNLEEAPTFYTGDDPSRIEEALDKIIPDNPNEAYDMKDIIATIADNGEYFEVKQNYAQNIITAYIRLNGRSIGVIANQPKVKAGCLDIDASDKAARFVRFCDAFNIPVLNIVDVPGFLPGTNQEYAGIIRHGAKMLYAYCEATVPKVTLVTRKAYGGAYIAMCSKELGADQVIAWPTAEIAVMGASGAANVIFRKDINNASDPESKRAEVIKDYEDRFATPYVAAERGYVDMIIEPKVTRSVLVNAFEMLATKRENVPAKKHGNIPL, from the coding sequence ATGAGCACGGGAAAAAAAATCGCAGACCTTAAAGAATTATCGGCAAAAATAGATTTAGGTGGTGGCGAAAAGGCTATCTTAAAGCAACATGAAAAAGGTAAATATACAGCTAGAGAAAGATTATTAATGATATTTGATGAAGATTCATTTATTGAATTAGATAAATTTGTAAAACATCGCTGTACCAATTTTGGCATGGAAAAGGTTGAAGCACCAGGAGAAGGTGTAATAACAGGATATGGAACAATTAATGGACGATTAGTTTATGCTTATGCGCAGGACTTTACCGTAATAGGTGGATCTTTAGGTGAAATGCATGCTAAGAAGATTTGTAAGGTTATGGATTTAGCTATGAAGGTTGGTGCTCCTTGCATAGGTTTAAATGATTCAGGAGGAGCAAGAATCCAAGAAGCCGTTGATGCTTTAAGTGGTTATGGTAATATTTTCTATAGAAATACTAAAGCATCAGGTGTAATTCCCCAAATTTCAGTAATTATGGGACCTTGTGCAGGTGGTGCAGTTTATTCTCCAGCGATTACTGATTTTATTTTTATGGTTAAGGATACATCTCAAATGTTTATCACAGGTCCTCAAGTAATAAAGGCAGTTACAGGTGAAGAGGTAAGCGCAGAAAAATTAGGTGGTGCTGTAACTCATAATACTACAAGTGGAGTTGCACATTTTGCTGCTGAAAACGAAGCAGAATGCATAAATCAAATTAAAACTTTGTTAAGTTACATACCTAATAACAATTTAGAAGAAGCCCCAACTTTTTATACAGGTGATGATCCTTCTAGAATAGAAGAAGCACTTGATAAAATAATTCCCGATAATCCAAATGAGGCTTATGATATGAAGGATATTATAGCTACCATTGCAGATAATGGAGAATATTTTGAAGTTAAACAAAATTATGCTCAAAATATTATTACAGCTTATATTAGATTAAATGGCAGAAGTATTGGAGTAATCGCAAATCAACCTAAGGTAAAAGCAGGTTGCTTAGACATAGATGCTTCAGACAAAGCAGCAAGATTTGTTAGATTTTGTGATGCTTTTAATATACCAGTGTTAAATATTGTTGATGTCCCTGGTTTTTTACCTGGAACTAATCAAGAGTATGCTGGAATAATTCGTCATGGTGCAAAAATGTTGTATGCATATTGTGAGGCAACAGTACCTAAGGTAACTTTAGTTACGAGAAAAGCTTATGGTGGAGCCTACATAGCCATGTGTTCAAAGGAATTAGGTGCTGATCAAGTTATTGCTTGGCCTACTGCTGAAATAGCCGTTATGGGAGCAAGTGGAGCGGCAAATGTTATTTTCCGTAAAGACATAAATAATGCTTCTGATCCAGAAAGTAAACGTGCTGAGGTAATCAAAGATTATGAAGATCGTTTTGCAACACCTTATGTGGCAGCTGAAAGAGGTTATGTAGATATGATTATTGAGCCAAAGGTTACTAGGTCAGTTTTAGTTAATGCATTTGAAATGCTGGCAACTAAAAGAGAAAATGTTCCTGCTAAAAAGCATGGTAATATTCCTCTCTAA
- the rpmB gene encoding 50S ribosomal protein L28, which produces MARKCEICNKGVSTGMQVSHSHIRSKRKWAPNLQRVRAIINGTPKRINVCTRCLRSGKVTRAV; this is translated from the coding sequence ATGGCTAGAAAATGTGAAATTTGTAATAAAGGAGTATCTACTGGTATGCAAGTAAGTCACTCTCATATCAGAAGTAAGAGAAAATGGGCACCTAACCTGCAAAGAGTTAGAGCAATCATTAACGGTACTCCAAAACGTATAAATGTATGTACGCGTTGTCTGCGTTCAGGCAAAGTTACGCGTGCAGTCTAA
- a CDS encoding SLC13 family permease, with the protein MATSTITLIVLAIAAILFVTEIIPLAVTAMSVPVILALTGVLDAKKEAFSGLMDTSVLLFAGMFVVGAALFETGVAKKIGDSVVKIAGTSEIRLTFGVMFIAAALSAVLSNTGTTAVLLPVAIGIAGSAGWSRGKILMPLAFAAGMGGIITLVGTPPNLAANAVLNTAKLPPFGFFEFAYIGIPITVAGIIYMLTLGRKLIPDRNPDDMSEEAVEEVKVVPFAKQFISVAILLGVVLIMAFDIIPLHVAAITGALLCVVTGCLNEKQAYRSIDWTTIFLFAGMLPLAKAMEITGAGAIIADSVVGMMGDNVGPYAVMTALFFLSAILSQFMSNTACAALLCPIGLAIANSLGASPQAIVLTIAVAASCAFATPVGTPPNTLVLGPGGFKFVDYIKVGTPLIVICYLVCMAVIPIVWPFY; encoded by the coding sequence ATGGCAACATCAACAATTACCCTGATAGTTTTAGCAATTGCCGCAATTTTATTTGTAACAGAAATTATTCCCTTAGCAGTTACCGCTATGTCAGTACCGGTTATTTTAGCTTTAACAGGCGTGTTAGACGCTAAAAAAGAAGCATTTTCAGGACTTATGGATACTAGTGTACTTTTATTTGCAGGTATGTTCGTGGTAGGTGCTGCTCTGTTTGAAACGGGAGTAGCGAAAAAGATTGGTGATAGCGTTGTAAAAATTGCTGGAACGAGTGAAATAAGATTAACTTTCGGAGTTATGTTTATTGCAGCAGCACTTTCAGCAGTATTAAGTAATACAGGAACTACCGCAGTATTACTTCCAGTTGCTATTGGAATCGCAGGTTCAGCAGGTTGGAGTAGAGGTAAGATCTTAATGCCTTTAGCTTTTGCAGCAGGTATGGGTGGAATTATCACTTTAGTAGGAACTCCTCCAAATTTAGCTGCTAATGCTGTTTTAAACACAGCAAAATTACCACCATTTGGATTTTTTGAATTTGCTTACATAGGTATTCCGATTACAGTTGCAGGTATTATTTATATGTTAACCTTAGGAAGAAAGTTAATTCCAGATCGCAATCCTGATGATATGTCTGAAGAAGCTGTTGAAGAAGTAAAAGTAGTTCCTTTTGCAAAACAATTTATCTCTGTAGCAATTTTATTAGGTGTAGTTTTAATCATGGCTTTTGACATTATACCTCTACACGTAGCAGCCATAACAGGAGCTTTATTATGTGTAGTAACAGGTTGTTTAAATGAAAAGCAAGCTTATAGATCAATTGATTGGACTACAATATTTTTATTTGCAGGAATGTTACCTTTAGCTAAAGCTATGGAGATAACTGGAGCAGGTGCAATTATTGCTGATAGTGTTGTAGGAATGATGGGGGATAATGTTGGTCCATATGCTGTTATGACTGCTTTATTTTTCTTATCAGCTATTCTTAGTCAATTTATGTCAAACACAGCTTGTGCCGCTTTATTATGTCCGATCGGTTTAGCTATCGCTAATTCTTTAGGTGCAAGTCCTCAAGCTATAGTATTAACAATTGCAGTTGCAGCATCTTGTGCTTTTGCGACCCCTGTAGGAACTCCTCCTAATACTTTAGTTTTAGGACCAGGTGGATTTAAGTTTGTGGATTATATCAAAGTTGGAACACCTTTAATAGTTATTTGTTATTTAGTGTGTATGGCTGTTATCCCGATAGTATGGCCATTCTATTAA
- the rpe gene encoding ribulose-phosphate 3-epimerase, translated as MIKIAPSLLSADFSCLKEEVESIETAGADWLHLDIMDGHFVPNITFGPLVLKALKKHSNLFFDTHLMIENPDKYIQEFVSAGADLITVHAETTPHLHRTIQNIKSLGVKAGVSLNPSTPLNVLEYVIEDIDLVLLMSVNPGFGGQKFIRSVVCKINALKKLIDEKNLNLSIQIDGGINKETAPLVVEAGADVLVAGSAIFGHENRKKAIDDIKKSYA; from the coding sequence TTGATAAAGATCGCACCATCATTATTGTCAGCTGATTTTAGTTGTTTAAAAGAGGAGGTAGAAAGTATAGAGACGGCAGGAGCCGATTGGTTACATCTTGATATCATGGATGGTCATTTTGTTCCTAATATTACTTTTGGACCTTTAGTTTTAAAAGCCTTAAAAAAACATTCTAATTTATTTTTCGATACTCATTTAATGATTGAGAATCCTGATAAATATATACAGGAATTTGTTAGTGCAGGAGCTGATTTAATTACAGTTCATGCAGAAACAACACCTCATTTGCATAGGACTATCCAAAATATAAAGTCTTTAGGAGTTAAGGCCGGTGTATCGTTAAATCCTTCAACTCCACTTAATGTTTTAGAATATGTTATAGAAGATATTGATTTAGTTCTTTTAATGAGCGTTAATCCTGGATTTGGAGGGCAAAAATTCATCCGAAGCGTTGTCTGTAAGATAAATGCTTTAAAAAAATTAATAGATGAAAAGAACTTAAATTTAAGTATTCAAATTGATGGTGGAATTAATAAAGAAACCGCACCTCTTGTAGTTGAAGCTGGGGCAGATGTTTTAGTTGCAGGGTCTGCTATCTTTGGTCATGAAAACAGGAAAAAGGCCATAGATGACATTAAAAAGTCTTATGCTTGA